The Meles meles chromosome 6, mMelMel3.1 paternal haplotype, whole genome shotgun sequence genome has a window encoding:
- the LOC123943128 gene encoding 39S ribosomal protein L55, mitochondrial-like encodes MAAAGRLLGLLRQPVLMEYALVHARLHTSSWQADSNRASLTRVHRQAYARLYPVLLVKQDCSTIHIRYREPRRMLEMPVDLDALSPEERRARFQKREAQLRKKEEEEPELSDDFDVEQYKRFWTKK; translated from the coding sequence ATGGCCGCCGCGGGCAGGCTGCTTGGCCTGCTGCGGCAGCCCGTGTTGATGGAATATGCTCTGGTGCATGCCCGCCTACATACGTCCTCCTGGCAGGCCGACAGCAACAGGGCCTCCCTCACACGTGTGCACCGACAAGCCTATGCACGCCTCTACCCCGTGCTCCTGGTCAAGCAGGACTGCTCCACCATCCACATCCGCTACCGGGAGCCACGACGAATGCTTGAGATGCCTGTGGACCTGGATGCCCTGTCCCCAGAGGAGAGGCGGGCACGGTTCCAGAAACGTGAGGCCCAGCTccgaaagaaagaggaggaggagccagAGCTCAGTGATGACTTTGACGTGGAGCAGTACAAGCGGTTTTGGACAAAAAAGTGA